A genomic segment from Gracilimonas sediminicola encodes:
- a CDS encoding site-specific integrase — protein MASLKVLLRTNKQKKDGTSPLVLRITHNRKSRYIYLGQYLEEKYWDFDNQRVKKSHPNSKRLNNLILKKLSEANDTVLELETKDDPVSVKQIKNKVKNSNADISFFDLGEKRIKEYEDKGTFSVARADQSILNNVEKFNGGKDLYFHEITVSFLERFKTYCLTELKHKKRTATNQLMLIRTLYNRAIKEGIVDEKNYPFGGDNVSIKLSSGNKIGLTEEEIRTIEEMEFEKDTSIWHTKNIWLFSFYFAGVRISDVLSLRWSDIKNDRLYYEMSKNEKPVSLKIPDKAIEILEAYKPDKQSKNDYVFPYLKEADQDDEEDIFRKSRNAARLFNKWLKRIAEQAEIDKNLSNHISRHSFGNIAGEKIHPLMLQKLYRHSNLKTTINYQANFINKEADDALDKVIDF, from the coding sequence ATGGCTTCTTTAAAGGTACTACTGCGGACAAATAAACAAAAGAAAGACGGCACCTCTCCCCTCGTCTTGCGGATTACGCACAACCGTAAATCACGGTATATATATTTAGGTCAATATCTGGAAGAGAAGTATTGGGACTTTGATAATCAGCGTGTCAAAAAATCCCATCCCAATTCTAAGCGTCTGAATAATCTTATTCTAAAGAAATTGTCAGAAGCGAACGATACTGTCCTTGAGCTTGAGACCAAAGATGATCCGGTCTCTGTTAAACAGATCAAGAATAAGGTCAAAAACAGTAATGCTGATATAAGCTTTTTTGATCTGGGTGAGAAACGTATCAAAGAATATGAAGATAAAGGTACGTTCTCAGTAGCCCGTGCCGATCAGTCGATCTTGAACAATGTTGAAAAGTTTAATGGTGGCAAAGACCTATACTTCCATGAGATAACCGTTTCCTTCTTAGAGAGATTTAAAACCTACTGCCTAACGGAACTCAAACACAAGAAGCGTACGGCCACAAATCAACTGATGCTGATACGCACTCTATATAATAGGGCTATTAAAGAAGGTATTGTGGATGAGAAGAACTATCCCTTCGGTGGTGATAACGTCTCGATTAAATTGAGTTCTGGAAACAAGATTGGATTAACCGAAGAAGAAATCAGAACTATTGAAGAGATGGAGTTCGAAAAAGATACATCCATCTGGCATACAAAAAATATCTGGCTCTTCTCATTCTACTTCGCCGGAGTGCGAATATCAGATGTTTTATCATTAAGATGGTCTGACATTAAGAATGACCGTCTCTACTATGAAATGAGTAAGAACGAAAAGCCTGTCTCTTTAAAGATCCCGGATAAAGCCATTGAGATACTAGAGGCATATAAACCCGATAAACAGTCTAAGAACGATTACGTGTTTCCTTACTTAAAGGAAGCCGATCAAGATGATGAAGAGGATATATTTCGAAAGTCACGGAATGCGGCTCGTCTATTTAATAAGTGGCTGAAAAGAATTGCTGAGCAAGCTGAGATAGATAAGAACTTATCCAACCATATCTCCCGTCATTCCTTTGGTAATATTGCTGGAGAGAAGATTCACCCGCTCATGCTTCAAAAACTTTACCGTCATTCCAACCTTAAAACGACAATTAATTACCAGGCTAACTTCATCAATAAAGAGGCGGATGACGCACTTGATAAGGTCATAGACTTCTAA
- a CDS encoding DUF3095 domain-containing protein, producing MNAQEFYEKLNTVFSFREVSDHSLYTPLPDDWYIALADVRGSTDAIRLGKYKEVNMAGASIIAALNNLYKKEDLLPYLFGGDGSLIALPNKKIEKVKGVLAFCRKAVKDAYGLEMAIGIIQVKEIREMGHDVSVARLALSEYLDQTIFWGTGVTFAEQLIKQEDRLKDTDPVEADFTGLECRWSQVPSDKDEVAAYIIQSFKKDDERSAEIYEQCFEKIEEIYGTEDSFHPLREDDLQMTTNPLLLGVEWKLRTQPPSLFKKLKHIGMMIFQLVTGLYLMKFKKKTSATNWGNYKPDLVRHADYKKFGDGLRFVASGTIQQRMEMTEFLEGLFNEGSVVYGVHASFAAMVTCYVRSYQSNHIHFVDGTEGGYAKASQELKSRRAQLEAQVH from the coding sequence ATGAACGCCCAAGAGTTTTACGAAAAACTGAATACCGTTTTTTCTTTCCGGGAGGTTTCTGATCATTCTTTATATACCCCCCTCCCTGACGATTGGTACATTGCCCTCGCTGATGTGAGAGGATCAACAGATGCTATACGCCTTGGGAAATATAAAGAAGTAAACATGGCGGGTGCTTCTATCATCGCGGCATTGAATAACCTCTATAAAAAAGAAGACCTCCTTCCCTACCTTTTTGGTGGTGACGGATCTCTGATAGCACTTCCGAATAAGAAAATTGAGAAGGTCAAAGGCGTATTGGCATTCTGCCGTAAAGCGGTTAAAGATGCCTACGGACTTGAAATGGCCATTGGCATTATACAGGTAAAAGAAATCCGGGAGATGGGACATGATGTAAGTGTAGCCCGGCTGGCTCTGTCCGAATATTTGGATCAAACCATTTTTTGGGGAACCGGGGTAACCTTTGCCGAACAGCTGATAAAGCAAGAAGACCGGCTTAAGGATACTGACCCGGTTGAGGCTGACTTTACCGGATTGGAATGCCGATGGAGCCAGGTGCCCAGCGATAAAGATGAGGTGGCTGCCTACATCATACAGTCATTTAAAAAAGATGATGAAAGAAGTGCTGAAATATACGAGCAGTGTTTTGAGAAGATCGAGGAGATTTACGGCACCGAAGACAGCTTTCATCCCCTGCGGGAAGACGATTTACAAATGACCACCAACCCACTTCTTCTTGGGGTGGAGTGGAAACTCCGAACCCAGCCGCCTTCCCTGTTCAAAAAACTGAAACATATTGGGATGATGATCTTTCAGCTTGTCACCGGGCTATACCTGATGAAGTTCAAAAAGAAAACCTCTGCCACCAACTGGGGAAATTACAAACCCGATTTAGTGCGCCACGCTGATTACAAGAAATTCGGAGACGGCTTGCGCTTCGTGGCCTCCGGCACCATTCAGCAACGAATGGAAATGACTGAGTTTTTGGAGGGCTTATTTAATGAAGGCAGTGTTGTTTACGGAGTTCATGCATCCTTCGCAGCAATGGTAACCTGCTATGTAAGGAGTTACCAAAGCAATCACATTCACTTTGTAGATGGTACCGAGGGCGGCTACGCAAAAGCTTCTCAGGAGCTTAAAAGCCGGAGGGCTCAACTTGAAGCTCAGGTCCATTAA
- the hemN gene encoding oxygen-independent coproporphyrinogen III oxidase, translated as MNTKLIRKYNVPGPRYTSYPTVPFWNEQEFTTTDWESTLISSFVESYADGISLYIHLPFCESLCTFCGCHKQITKRHDVEVPYIQTVLKEWQLYQDFLPLTPMIREIHLGGGTPTFFSTSNLERLINGILEKAELAEDYQFSFEGHPNNTSKEHLQTLYDLGFRRVSYGVQDYDPQVQFAINRIQPFENVKRVHDWSQEIGYTSVNHDLVFGLPHQTRESIENTIEKTNELRPDRIAFYSYAHVPWMKGNGQRGFDEKDLPKDHEKRALYELGKHMFFENGYREIGMDHFALPSDSLYQAMKARDLHRNFMGYTSGSTKALIGLGMSAISDSWYSFAQNEKKLKDYRQQVEEGNLPVFRGHLLSTEDLLLRENILNIMCRFETEFEGDYPLFEMIKEDLEELVSDGLVHINGRKVTVTKEGIPFVRNICMAFDRKLQESKPRENLFSKTV; from the coding sequence ATGAATACCAAATTAATCAGAAAGTATAACGTACCAGGTCCGCGCTACACCAGCTATCCAACGGTTCCGTTTTGGAACGAGCAAGAGTTTACTACCACTGACTGGGAATCTACCCTGATAAGTTCGTTCGTGGAAAGCTATGCGGATGGGATTAGCCTGTACATTCACCTTCCGTTCTGTGAAAGCTTGTGCACTTTTTGCGGGTGTCATAAGCAAATTACCAAGCGCCACGACGTGGAAGTTCCTTATATACAAACAGTACTAAAGGAATGGCAGTTATACCAGGATTTTCTACCGCTTACTCCGATGATTCGGGAAATCCATTTGGGTGGAGGAACGCCCACCTTTTTCAGTACATCCAATCTTGAAAGACTTATCAATGGAATACTGGAGAAAGCGGAACTCGCAGAAGATTATCAATTCAGCTTTGAAGGGCATCCGAATAATACCTCCAAAGAGCATCTGCAGACTTTGTATGATCTGGGATTTCGGAGGGTTTCATATGGAGTTCAGGATTACGACCCGCAGGTACAGTTTGCCATCAACCGTATTCAGCCATTTGAAAATGTGAAACGGGTTCATGATTGGTCACAGGAAATTGGTTACACTTCTGTAAATCATGACCTGGTATTCGGGCTGCCTCATCAAACACGGGAAAGCATAGAGAATACCATTGAAAAAACGAATGAGCTCCGCCCGGATCGGATTGCCTTTTACAGTTATGCGCATGTGCCCTGGATGAAGGGGAACGGTCAGCGGGGGTTTGATGAAAAAGACCTGCCCAAAGATCATGAAAAGCGAGCGTTGTATGAGCTGGGAAAACACATGTTTTTTGAAAACGGATACCGGGAAATAGGTATGGATCATTTTGCTTTGCCGTCCGACTCCTTGTATCAGGCAATGAAGGCCAGGGACCTGCATCGTAATTTTATGGGATACACGTCCGGTTCAACAAAAGCCTTAATCGGTTTGGGAATGTCGGCCATTAGCGACAGCTGGTATAGTTTTGCCCAGAACGAAAAGAAGCTTAAAGATTACCGGCAGCAAGTGGAAGAGGGAAATTTACCCGTTTTTAGAGGACACCTGTTGAGTACGGAAGACCTGTTGCTACGCGAAAATATCCTGAACATCATGTGTCGTTTTGAAACGGAGTTTGAGGGTGATTATCCTTTATTCGAAATGATCAAGGAAGATTTAGAAGAATTGGTATCTGACGGACTGGTTCATATAAACGGCCGTAAAGTGACGGTTACAAAAGAAGGAATTCCATTTGTACGAAATATCTGTATGGCCTTCGACCGCAAACTTCAGGAAAGCAAGCCCAGAGAGAACTTGTTTTCTAAAACCGTATGA
- a CDS encoding DUF3892 domain-containing protein: protein MADRRVKKTGKDSDGDITSLCGDWGEATKTQAINHIDGKIHTYYVEEAGYRSDVHTYTENGKKHLKTYADATSDNNLDNLPDC, encoded by the coding sequence ATGGCAGATCGAAGAGTAAAGAAAACGGGCAAAGATAGTGACGGGGATATTACATCTCTTTGTGGCGATTGGGGTGAAGCCACAAAAACACAAGCGATCAATCACATAGATGGAAAGATTCACACCTACTATGTTGAAGAAGCAGGCTATAGATCAGATGTTCATACCTATACTGAGAATGGTAAGAAGCACCTTAAAACCTATGCGGATGCCACGTCCGATAACAATCTGGACAATCTTCCAGACTGCTAA
- a CDS encoding TraM recognition domain-containing protein, translating into MVLTVKPDEKNTWVEYCTQTNRLDDLIILEKDGEYHFDFLDYEYNRSGDGSGITDNIVNVLKTVIHAGKSEQGQMANEGFWEDALDMLLFNVVDLCVLAHGKLKIDDLYIAVQNLPKSKSDVVLPTSDADDPFAQLLYQAKLNVARQAEQRKQIFKKNNPDKSFDVKSDKGLASFKKVMHYFMSDFPGLSDKTRSVVEHSFFGLLFRLIREPIKSLICSSTPNFSPDDCFNGKIILINLPIKQFDKVGRDAQILFKYVWQRAMERRTTNNNKMPVFLWADEAQNFLHEHDIDYQATARSSKVCTVYLTQNLPNYFAHLGGRSGEFQVKSFLGTMGTKIFHANADMETNKYASDLIGQQEIWKENKGSQFVGGFTMSEGTSQDRDFVIHPEDFTAMRTGGPINKYLVDARIHRQGMPWFSTTRNDRKISFKQFINNNK; encoded by the coding sequence TTGGTTTTAACGGTTAAGCCTGATGAGAAAAACACATGGGTTGAATACTGCACCCAAACCAACCGCTTAGATGATCTCATTATCTTAGAAAAGGATGGTGAATACCACTTCGACTTTCTTGATTATGAGTACAATCGGTCGGGTGATGGCTCCGGCATTACCGATAATATTGTGAATGTTCTAAAGACGGTTATACATGCCGGAAAATCAGAACAAGGTCAGATGGCTAATGAAGGGTTCTGGGAAGATGCTCTTGATATGCTTTTATTCAACGTGGTTGATCTGTGTGTGCTTGCTCATGGCAAGCTTAAGATTGATGATCTGTACATTGCGGTTCAAAACCTTCCTAAATCTAAATCTGATGTTGTCCTACCAACATCAGATGCTGATGATCCGTTTGCTCAACTACTCTATCAGGCCAAGCTGAATGTTGCTCGTCAGGCCGAACAAAGAAAGCAGATATTTAAGAAGAATAATCCTGATAAAAGTTTTGATGTTAAGTCCGATAAAGGCTTGGCCTCTTTTAAAAAGGTCATGCATTATTTCATGTCTGACTTTCCGGGCTTAAGTGATAAAACTCGCTCGGTGGTTGAACACTCTTTTTTCGGTTTACTGTTTCGTCTGATCCGTGAACCGATTAAAAGTTTAATCTGCTCCTCTACGCCTAACTTTTCTCCCGATGATTGTTTTAACGGTAAGATCATCCTGATTAATCTACCGATTAAACAGTTCGACAAAGTCGGTCGAGATGCTCAAATATTATTTAAATATGTCTGGCAAAGAGCGATGGAGCGCCGGACAACTAATAACAATAAGATGCCCGTTTTTCTCTGGGCTGATGAGGCTCAAAATTTCCTCCATGAACATGACATTGATTATCAGGCCACCGCTAGAAGCTCAAAAGTTTGTACCGTCTATTTGACTCAAAATCTGCCGAATTATTTTGCGCATTTAGGAGGGCGTTCTGGTGAGTTTCAGGTCAAAAGTTTTCTGGGGACAATGGGGACTAAAATCTTCCATGCCAATGCCGACATGGAGACAAATAAATACGCTTCTGATTTAATCGGTCAACAAGAGATTTGGAAGGAGAATAAAGGCTCACAATTTGTCGGTGGATTTACGATGTCAGAAGGCACATCTCAGGACAGAGATTTTGTTATTCATCCCGAAGATTTTACAGCCATGAGAACGGGTGGACCGATCAACAAATATCTGGTCGATGCCAGGATTCACAGGCAAGGCATGCCGTGGTTTTCTACAACAAGAAATGACAGAAAAATCTCCTTCAAACAATTTATCAATAACAATAAATAA
- a CDS encoding helix-turn-helix domain-containing protein yields the protein MEVICLETEAFYTLIDTVVERLESQSPDIENKWIDTEEAMSLLGIKSKTTLQKYRDNGDIRFTQPRKKIILYDRDSILDFLEGNAKETF from the coding sequence ATGGAAGTCATCTGTCTTGAGACAGAGGCGTTTTATACTCTGATCGACACGGTCGTAGAGCGTCTTGAATCACAATCACCGGACATTGAGAATAAATGGATTGATACTGAAGAGGCCATGAGCCTCCTTGGTATCAAATCTAAAACCACGTTACAAAAGTATCGGGACAACGGGGATATACGTTTTACTCAGCCCCGTAAGAAGATCATACTGTATGATCGGGATTCCATCTTAGATTTTTTGGAGGGGAATGCGAAAGAGACCTTCTAA
- a CDS encoding LLM class flavin-dependent oxidoreductase, translating into MEFGIYTFVENTPDAESGKTLHPSQRLENLMEEIELADELGLDVYAIGEHHREEYVSSSPSTLLAAAASRTKNIRLSSAVTVLGSEDPVRVFQQFSTIDLLTEGRAEIMVGRGSFIESFPLFGYDLQNYEVLFSEKLKLLMKLREEEKITWQGKYRPSINNRGVYPQPYQDKMPVWRAVGGTPKSAYEAGAMGMPMAIAIIGGQPAQFKQIADLHRRAAEEHNQPKPALSINSHGFIAETTQEAADIAFPAFKTTMDKIGKERGWPPMSRQQFDASITLKGANVVGSPQDVIDKIMYQHEIFNHDRFLLQMSVGSVPHEKLLRSIELFAKEVAPVVRKKLNQASPA; encoded by the coding sequence ATGGAATTTGGGATATATACCTTTGTAGAAAACACCCCTGATGCTGAAAGCGGGAAAACGTTACATCCGTCTCAACGGCTTGAAAACCTGATGGAAGAAATTGAACTGGCCGATGAACTTGGGCTGGATGTTTATGCCATTGGGGAGCATCACCGGGAAGAGTACGTTTCGTCTTCACCATCAACGCTGCTTGCAGCCGCTGCGAGCCGTACCAAAAATATCCGGTTGAGCAGTGCGGTTACTGTACTCGGTTCGGAGGATCCGGTTCGGGTGTTTCAGCAATTTTCGACCATTGACCTGCTTACGGAAGGAAGGGCAGAAATTATGGTAGGTCGCGGTTCTTTTATTGAGTCTTTTCCATTATTCGGCTACGATTTGCAAAATTATGAAGTGCTTTTTTCCGAAAAACTGAAGTTGTTGATGAAGCTTAGGGAAGAAGAGAAAATCACCTGGCAGGGTAAATATCGACCATCCATTAATAACAGGGGTGTATATCCTCAGCCTTATCAGGATAAAATGCCGGTATGGCGGGCAGTTGGCGGAACGCCAAAGTCGGCCTATGAAGCGGGAGCAATGGGAATGCCTATGGCTATTGCCATTATTGGAGGTCAACCGGCTCAGTTTAAACAAATAGCCGATCTCCACCGTCGTGCTGCCGAAGAGCACAATCAACCCAAACCTGCATTGAGTATAAACTCCCACGGTTTCATCGCAGAAACCACACAGGAAGCCGCTGATATTGCTTTTCCGGCTTTTAAAACTACCATGGATAAAATCGGAAAGGAGAGAGGGTGGCCTCCGATGAGTCGACAGCAGTTTGATGCATCAATCACTTTAAAAGGAGCAAATGTAGTAGGAAGCCCACAGGATGTAATTGATAAAATTATGTACCAGCATGAGATCTTTAATCATGACCGGTTCCTGCTTCAGATGAGCGTGGGAAGCGTTCCGCATGAAAAGCTTTTACGCTCTATTGAGCTCTTTGCCAAAGAAGTTGCTCCGGTCGTTCGTAAAAAATTGAATCAGGCTTCTCCTGCTTAA
- a CDS encoding DUF4382 domain-containing protein, protein MKISLTDAPAAYDEVNIEIRQVLVNQDEDADEPNDNGEDNDEGEEDNGWYSILDDSMTVNLLDYQNGNTLELGETELETGQYNQVRLILGDDNTVVVDGETYALATPSAQQSGLKLLVNANVEEDQVYELVIDFDASQSIVETGNGNYILKPVLRTVNLEEQASIAGTVLPVEAEPFVYAIVGQDTVGTQPDNEGNFKLVGLEDATYNVSFNPTNDAYADSLVEGIELEDGEEFEFEETIELESSGVLN, encoded by the coding sequence ATGAAAATTTCTTTGACCGATGCTCCCGCTGCTTATGATGAAGTTAACATCGAAATTCGGCAGGTTCTTGTAAATCAGGATGAAGATGCTGATGAACCCAACGATAACGGTGAAGACAATGATGAAGGTGAGGAAGACAACGGATGGTACTCCATTCTGGATGACTCCATGACCGTGAACCTGTTGGACTATCAAAATGGAAACACCCTTGAGTTAGGTGAGACTGAACTTGAAACCGGACAATATAATCAGGTTCGTCTGATACTCGGTGATGATAACACCGTGGTAGTAGATGGCGAAACTTACGCTCTTGCCACGCCGAGCGCACAACAGTCGGGACTCAAGCTTTTGGTGAACGCCAATGTAGAAGAGGATCAGGTATATGAGTTAGTTATCGACTTTGATGCTTCTCAATCTATTGTAGAAACCGGAAATGGGAATTACATCCTTAAGCCGGTACTCCGCACTGTTAATTTAGAAGAACAGGCGAGTATTGCAGGAACCGTTCTGCCGGTGGAAGCCGAGCCCTTTGTGTACGCCATAGTTGGGCAAGATACTGTTGGGACTCAGCCTGACAATGAAGGTAATTTCAAACTTGTAGGGCTTGAAGATGCCACCTACAACGTATCCTTCAACCCCACTAACGATGCCTACGCCGATTCCCTTGTAGAAGGAATTGAACTTGAAGACGGTGAGGAATTTGAGTTTGAGGAAACCATTGAGTTAGAAAGTTCCGGAGTTCTCAACTAA
- a CDS encoding DUF488 domain-containing protein: MIKLKRVYQEPAEDDGYRILTERLWPRGVSKERANLDEWMKGVAPSHELRKWFDHDPEKWDEFKDRYRKELFGSEAVQQLIDTVEKEDVVTFVFASKDEEHNSTVVLKEFIEQLLSE; this comes from the coding sequence GTGATTAAACTAAAAAGGGTATATCAGGAACCGGCTGAGGATGATGGCTACCGAATTCTTACCGAACGGCTGTGGCCACGCGGGGTTTCTAAAGAGCGTGCTAACCTGGACGAGTGGATGAAAGGGGTAGCACCCAGCCACGAGTTAAGAAAATGGTTCGATCACGACCCTGAGAAGTGGGATGAATTCAAAGACCGCTACCGGAAAGAGTTATTTGGTTCTGAGGCTGTTCAACAACTTATTGACACGGTAGAAAAAGAAGATGTCGTTACCTTTGTATTCGCATCCAAAGATGAGGAACACAACAGCACAGTTGTTCTGAAAGAGTTTATAGAACAACTTCTTTCCGAATAA
- a CDS encoding DUF420 domain-containing protein, translated as MPENFTLPESSKILEQISAKKAIGLIAGLSIVAVLFLFWLIYFKEGAEAPVPWIKNLSAVNAGLNFLSTIFLVLAFREIKRRDFQKHMRFNLAAFVTSSLFLVSYVVYHHFLGDTKFMGEGFIRPVYFFILITHIVLSVFVVPLVLSSFYFALSGKFSTHKKVSRWTFPIWLYVSVTGVLVFLMLKTWG; from the coding sequence ATGCCTGAAAATTTCACCTTACCTGAATCATCAAAAATATTAGAACAAATCAGCGCGAAGAAGGCCATCGGACTGATAGCCGGGCTGAGTATTGTGGCCGTACTTTTTCTTTTTTGGCTGATCTATTTTAAGGAAGGGGCCGAGGCTCCGGTTCCATGGATTAAGAACCTGTCGGCCGTAAATGCGGGGTTGAATTTTCTGAGTACCATTTTTTTAGTGCTGGCTTTCCGGGAAATAAAACGCAGGGATTTTCAGAAACACATGCGGTTTAATCTCGCAGCTTTTGTGACTTCCTCTTTATTTCTGGTGAGCTATGTGGTGTACCACCATTTTCTGGGAGATACCAAGTTCATGGGCGAAGGTTTTATCCGTCCTGTTTATTTCTTCATACTGATAACGCATATCGTCCTCTCCGTTTTTGTGGTGCCGCTGGTGCTTTCCAGTTTTTACTTTGCACTAAGCGGCAAGTTTTCAACCCACAAAAAAGTATCCCGGTGGACCTTCCCCATCTGGCTATATGTTTCAGTGACCGGGGTACTGGTATTTTTAATGCTTAAAACCTGGGGTTGA